The DNA region CGTTATTATTCAAGTTTTGGAGGAGTGGTCACCATGCTGCGTCGCATCGTCGTCAAAATCGGAAGCAGTTCGCTGACTTCGTCGGAAGGAGGGTTAAACCGGGACGCCGTCCGTTATTTCGCCGCCGAGCTGGCCGGTCTCATCCGGGCCGGGTACCAGCCCCTGCTCGTCACCTCCGGCGCCGTGGCCGCCGGCTTCCGCGAAATCGGCTACCCCGAGCGGCCCAAGCTGCTGCATGAGAAACAGGCGGCCGCCGCGGTAGGCCAGGCGCTGCTCATGCAGGCGTACCGCGAAGCGCTCGCCGAACATCGCGTATCCGCGGCCCAGGTGCTGCTTACCCGCTCCGATTTTCAGAACCGCAAGCGGACGGGCAATGCGAGCATGGCGATCGAAGAGCTGCTGCGGCAGGGCGTCCTGCCGATCATCAACGAAAACGACACCGTGTCGCTGGACGAGTTGAAATTCGGTGACAACGACACGCTGTCGGCCTTGGTCGCCAATTTGATCAAAGCCGAGCATCTGCTCATTTTGACGGATATGGACGGGCTTTACACCAAGGACCCGCGCCTTGATCCAAACGCCACGCGCATCGCCCGCGTCGCCGAAATCACGGGCGACCTGTACGCGATCGCCGGCGGGGCGGGCTCCGCGGTCGGCACGGGCGGCATGCGCTCCAAAATCGACGCGGCCAAAATCGCTTCGATCGGCGGCGTTCCCGTCTTCGTCGGCAAGGTAGGGGAGCCCGGCGATCTGCTGGCGGCGCTGCGGGGCGACGGCCGCGGCACCTACTTTGAAGCGCACGGGTCCGCCCTGCCGCGCAAAAAACAATGGCTCGGCTTCTTCTCCACCCCGTTCGGCACGCTGACGGTCGATGCCGGCGCCGAAGAAGCGCTCATTCACGGCGGTCGCAGCCTGCTCCCGGTGGGCGTAAAGTGCGCAACCGGCCACTTTCATACGGGAGATGTCGTGGAAGTCGTCAATCCCGGCGGGGAAGTGCTGGGACGCGGGATCGTCAATTACGACGCCGAGCAGCTGCAGGAAATTCTCGGGCTTCCCAGCGGGGAGGTCATCAAGAAGCTGGAAATCGTCCACCGTCTGGAAGTTATTCACCGGGACGAATGGATTTCGTTAAAATCATAAATCAAAGAATCATAAGGAGGCCTAAAACCATGAGTGAAGTCAGACAAAAAGCCGAGCGGGCCGCCGGCGCCGTATCCGCGCTGAACCGCCTGACGACGGAGCAAAAAAACGAAGCCCTGCTGGCCGCCGCCAAAGCGCTTGTGGACGGCAGCGCCGCGATTATCGCGGCCAACGAGGAAGATTTGCGGCGCGGCCGGGAGAACGGCACTTCTTCGTCGATGCTGGACCGGCTTGCTTTAAACGAGAAACGCATTAAAGACATCGCCGAAGGGCTGCGGCAGATCGTCGCTTTGCCCGATCCGGTCGGAGACGTGCTGGAGACGATCGACCGCCCGAACGGCCTGCATATCGTGAAGAAGCGCGTGCCGCTCGGCGTCATCGGGATCATTTATGAAGCCCGCCCCAACGTGACGGTCGACGCGATGGGACTGTGCCTTAAGACCGGCAACGCGGTCGTGCTGCGCGGCGGCTCCTCCGCCCTCGCCTCCAACCGCAAAATCGTCGAGATCATCCACGAGGCGTTAAGCGCCACCGCCAGCCCGGTCGACGCCGTGCAACTCATCGAGGACCCGAACCGTTCGGCCGTCGACGAGATGCTGAAGCTGAACGGGCTGCTGGATGTCATCATTCCGCGCGGCGGCAGCTCGCTGATCCAAACGGTCGTGCAAAACGCTACCGTACCGGTGATCGAGACGGGCGCGGGCATCTGTCATACGTACCTGGACGCCGCCGCGGACCCGGAAATGGCCGCTTCCATTGCGCTCAACGCCAAAGTACAGCGCCCATCGGTATGCAATTCGATGGAAACGCTGCTCGTCCATGAAGACTTCGCCGCCCGGC from Paenibacillus macerans includes:
- the proB gene encoding glutamate 5-kinase; the protein is MLRRIVVKIGSSSLTSSEGGLNRDAVRYFAAELAGLIRAGYQPLLVTSGAVAAGFREIGYPERPKLLHEKQAAAAVGQALLMQAYREALAEHRVSAAQVLLTRSDFQNRKRTGNASMAIEELLRQGVLPIINENDTVSLDELKFGDNDTLSALVANLIKAEHLLILTDMDGLYTKDPRLDPNATRIARVAEITGDLYAIAGGAGSAVGTGGMRSKIDAAKIASIGGVPVFVGKVGEPGDLLAALRGDGRGTYFEAHGSALPRKKQWLGFFSTPFGTLTVDAGAEEALIHGGRSLLPVGVKCATGHFHTGDVVEVVNPGGEVLGRGIVNYDAEQLQEILGLPSGEVIKKLEIVHRLEVIHRDEWISLKS
- a CDS encoding glutamate-5-semialdehyde dehydrogenase; translation: MSEVRQKAERAAGAVSALNRLTTEQKNEALLAAAKALVDGSAAIIAANEEDLRRGRENGTSSSMLDRLALNEKRIKDIAEGLRQIVALPDPVGDVLETIDRPNGLHIVKKRVPLGVIGIIYEARPNVTVDAMGLCLKTGNAVVLRGGSSALASNRKIVEIIHEALSATASPVDAVQLIEDPNRSAVDEMLKLNGLLDVIIPRGGSSLIQTVVQNATVPVIETGAGICHTYLDAAADPEMAASIALNAKVQRPSVCNSMETLLVHEDFAARHLSELADRFKEAGVELRGCAATRRLVAWANPATEEDYATEYNDYILNVKVVRNLEEALDHIRRFGTKHSECIVTEDRQTAELFQREIDAAAVYHNASTRFTDGFEFGYGAEIGISTQKLHARGPMGLPALTSSKYIITGNGQIRE